The following proteins are co-located in the Mesorhizobium sp. M1E.F.Ca.ET.045.02.1.1 genome:
- a CDS encoding DUF5074 domain-containing protein, protein MKRAAAEILREYGPFPDAERVNGVTYDGKNVWFATGDKLKALDPESGKIVRSIDVASHAGTAFDGEHLYQIAEDRIHKVDPKTGKVVATIPAPGNGGDSGMAWAEGSLWVGEYRAHKIHQIDPETGKVIRTIESKRVVTGVTWVDGELWHATWEGEEGDLLRIDPETGDVLQEVAMPSGVSGLESDGGGCFFCGGGSSGKIKAVRRPGHAGKQP, encoded by the coding sequence ATGAAACGAGCCGCTGCCGAGATCCTGCGCGAATATGGACCCTTTCCGGACGCCGAGCGCGTCAATGGCGTCACCTACGACGGCAAGAATGTCTGGTTCGCCACCGGCGATAAGCTGAAGGCGCTTGACCCGGAGAGCGGCAAGATCGTGCGATCGATCGACGTCGCCTCGCATGCCGGGACCGCCTTCGACGGCGAGCACCTCTACCAGATTGCCGAGGACCGCATCCACAAGGTCGACCCCAAGACTGGCAAGGTCGTCGCCACCATCCCGGCCCCCGGCAATGGCGGCGATTCAGGCATGGCCTGGGCCGAAGGTTCGCTCTGGGTCGGCGAATACAGGGCACACAAGATCCATCAGATCGATCCTGAAACGGGCAAGGTGATCCGCACCATCGAGTCGAAGCGCGTCGTCACGGGCGTCACCTGGGTCGATGGCGAGCTCTGGCACGCCACCTGGGAAGGCGAGGAGGGCGACCTGCTGCGCATCGATCCCGAGACCGGCGACGTGCTGCAGGAGGTAGCGATGCCCTCCGGTGTGTCTGGACTGGAATCCGATGGTGGCGGCTGCTTCTTCTGCGGCGGCGGCAGCAGCGGCAAGATCAAGGCCGTGCGCCGTCCCGGACACGCTGGCAAGCAACCGTAG